A single region of the Anaerococcus urinomassiliensis genome encodes:
- the pnp gene encoding polyribonucleotide nucleotidyltransferase: MEKIYKYSSNHDFDLDVTIGKFAEQANGECYIKSGDTSLLVTAVASEKPREGIDFFPLICDFQEKLYAVGKIPGGFLKREGKASDEATLISRQMDRPLRPLFPENYYNDVQVIATVFSMDEDNKPDCLSTIGASIALGISDIPFNGPVAAVSVGYVDGEYIINPNEEQREKSLLELTVAGSKDAINMVEAGANELTEDKMLEAMLIAHEEIGHICDFIQTIIDEIGKEKNLVEVLVPSELEEKIIEEYSQAIKDSIRTTDKMERGEAIFNIEEAAKEKFLEYYPESEDEIHRVIDDIMKIEVRRMISIDKIRPDGRQMKEIRPLSAEVGTLPRVHGSGLFKRGQTQVLSVVTLGSPADVQIIDGLNRKEIQKRYMHQYNFPPFSVGDIKPLRAPGRREIGHGRLAERALIPVLPELSEFPYTIRVVSEVLSSNGSSSQASICGSTLSLMDAGVPIKKPVAGIAMGLIKEEDSISILTDIQGLEDHLGDMDFKVAGTRDGITALQMDMKISGITREVLEESLSNAKEARMQILDLIESTIQKPREDISDYAPRLFTIDIDPEKVRDVIGSGGKTINKIIDETGVTIETEDDGHITVASVDGESGKRAIEMIKSIVTDPKAGDVYTGKVTRIMNFGAFVEIAIGKEGLLHISQIDHKRVGKVEDVLSVGDEVKVKVTEIDKQGRINLSRKSLLPKPEREEKEEGSRKQEAWPADEDPRNHNN, from the coding sequence ATGGAAAAAATTTACAAGTACAGTTCAAATCATGACTTTGATCTAGATGTGACAATAGGAAAATTTGCAGAACAAGCCAATGGAGAATGTTACATAAAAAGTGGGGATACATCTCTTTTAGTAACAGCGGTAGCAAGCGAAAAACCAAGAGAGGGCATAGATTTTTTCCCTCTAATTTGTGACTTCCAAGAAAAGCTATACGCTGTAGGGAAAATACCAGGTGGATTTTTAAAAAGAGAAGGTAAGGCAAGTGATGAAGCAACCCTTATTAGCCGCCAAATGGATAGACCACTAAGACCACTTTTCCCTGAAAACTATTATAACGACGTTCAAGTCATTGCAACTGTATTTTCTATGGACGAGGATAACAAGCCAGACTGCCTATCTACAATAGGCGCAAGTATTGCACTTGGCATATCTGATATACCATTTAATGGACCAGTAGCAGCAGTATCTGTAGGATATGTTGATGGGGAATATATCATCAATCCAAACGAAGAACAAAGAGAAAAATCGCTACTTGAACTAACAGTTGCAGGTAGCAAAGATGCTATAAATATGGTGGAAGCTGGAGCAAACGAACTTACAGAAGATAAAATGCTTGAAGCTATGCTAATAGCTCATGAAGAGATTGGCCATATTTGTGACTTTATACAAACAATAATTGATGAAATAGGCAAAGAGAAAAATCTTGTCGAAGTATTAGTTCCATCAGAGCTAGAAGAAAAAATCATCGAAGAATATTCTCAAGCTATCAAAGATTCTATCAGAACTACTGATAAAATGGAACGCGGAGAAGCTATCTTTAATATAGAAGAAGCTGCCAAAGAAAAATTCCTAGAATACTATCCAGAAAGCGAAGATGAAATCCATAGAGTCATTGACGATATCATGAAAATAGAAGTTCGTCGTATGATTTCAATTGATAAAATCAGACCAGATGGACGTCAAATGAAAGAAATCAGACCACTTTCAGCAGAAGTTGGTACACTACCTAGAGTTCACGGTTCAGGATTATTCAAAAGAGGCCAAACTCAAGTACTATCTGTAGTAACCCTAGGCTCACCAGCAGACGTACAAATCATAGATGGACTAAATCGCAAAGAAATCCAAAAACGCTACATGCACCAATACAACTTTCCACCATTTTCAGTAGGGGATATCAAACCACTAAGAGCTCCTGGCCGTCGTGAAATAGGACACGGTCGCTTGGCAGAACGTGCACTTATTCCAGTTTTACCAGAATTAAGTGAGTTCCCATATACAATTAGGGTGGTTTCTGAAGTATTGTCATCCAATGGTTCAAGTTCTCAAGCATCAATCTGTGGTTCAACCCTATCACTAATGGATGCCGGTGTTCCAATCAAAAAACCAGTAGCAGGTATTGCTATGGGTCTTATCAAGGAAGAAGATTCTATATCAATCCTTACAGATATCCAAGGTCTAGAAGACCACCTAGGAGATATGGACTTTAAGGTAGCAGGAACTCGTGATGGAATCACAGCTTTACAAATGGATATGAAAATATCAGGAATCACAAGAGAAGTCCTTGAAGAATCTCTATCAAATGCCAAAGAAGCAAGGATGCAAATTCTTGACCTAATAGAATCAACTATCCAAAAGCCACGTGAAGACATATCTGACTATGCTCCAAGACTATTTACCATAGACATAGACCCAGAAAAGGTTCGCGATGTGATTGGATCTGGTGGAAAGACAATCAATAAGATCATTGATGAAACAGGTGTAACAATAGAAACTGAAGATGATGGCCACATTACAGTTGCATCAGTTGATGGTGAAAGTGGTAAACGTGCTATAGAAATGATCAAGTCTATTGTAACAGATCCAAAAGCAGGAGATGTTTACACTGGTAAAGTAACAAGGATAATGAATTTCGGAGCCTTTGTTGAAATAGCAATTGGCAAGGAAGGACTACTTCACATATCACAAATTGACCACAAACGTGTTGGCAAAGTCGAAGATGTTCTAAGTGTTGGAGATGAAGTAAAGGTTAAAGTTACAGAAATCGACAAACAAGGTAGAATTAATCTTTCAAGAAAATCCCTACTTCCAAAACCAGAAAGAGAAGAAAAGGAAGAAGGATCTAGAAAACAAGAAGCTTGGCCAGCAGACGAAGATCCAAGAAATCACAACAACTAA
- the rpsO gene encoding 30S ribosomal protein S15 — protein sequence MLTLEKKQELIKEYQLEEGDTGSPEVQIAILSYRIKDLTEHLKANPKDHSSRRGLFKMIRRRRGLLNYLRDKDIDRYRSIIERVGIRG from the coding sequence ATGTTAACATTAGAAAAGAAACAAGAACTTATCAAAGAATACCAATTAGAAGAAGGAGATACAGGTTCTCCAGAAGTACAAATAGCTATATTAAGCTACAGAATCAAAGATTTAACAGAGCACCTTAAGGCTAATCCAAAAGACCACTCATCAAGAAGAGGACTTTTTAAAATGATTAGACGTAGAAGAGGTTTACTAAACTACTTAAGAGATAAGGACATTGATAGATATAGATCAATCATCGAAAGAGTAGGAATCAGAGGCTAA
- a CDS encoding bifunctional riboflavin kinase/FAD synthetase, with the protein MKNNIKVVDLDQGLTDVEAKVVSLGNFDGVHIGHQKLMQTNIGLAKSMNLVPSVLLFKENSKKTLTKESLYLTSIDDKIEILSEMGIEDFCILEFNDKFKSLSPLEFIRDILYKKLNTKAVVVGGDYKFGKNASGNVDVLKKYEDEFSYKTKVVDFIYDGDEKVSSGTIRELIKKAEIAKANEYLARPYQIRGTVTHGYKRGRTLNFPTANLKLNYDYVIPKDGVYLTRVNVKGKAHFALTNIGKNPTFENMDRKIETYILDFSDEIYDELISLEFLEFFRGDYKFNSADELIEQMEFDKKMAYDTIENKYL; encoded by the coding sequence ATGAAAAATAATATAAAAGTAGTAGACCTTGACCAAGGACTTACCGATGTGGAAGCTAAGGTAGTTTCCCTTGGTAATTTTGATGGAGTCCATATTGGCCATCAAAAACTAATGCAAACAAATATAGGACTAGCCAAATCAATGAACCTAGTTCCTTCAGTTTTGCTCTTTAAAGAAAATAGCAAGAAAACTCTAACCAAGGAATCCTTATATCTAACAAGCATAGATGATAAGATCGAGATACTTTCTGAGATGGGTATAGAAGATTTTTGTATATTAGAATTTAACGACAAATTCAAATCACTTTCGCCATTAGAATTTATTAGAGATATTTTGTATAAAAAGCTTAATACAAAAGCAGTGGTTGTGGGTGGAGACTACAAATTTGGCAAAAACGCTTCTGGCAATGTAGATGTTCTCAAAAAATATGAAGATGAATTTTCTTACAAGACAAAAGTAGTTGATTTTATCTATGATGGTGATGAAAAAGTATCTTCTGGAACAATCAGAGAGCTTATAAAAAAAGCAGAAATTGCAAAGGCTAATGAGTATTTGGCTAGACCTTACCAAATAAGAGGAACTGTCACTCATGGATACAAGAGAGGAAGAACCCTAAACTTCCCAACTGCAAATCTTAAGTTAAATTACGACTATGTAATACCAAAAGATGGTGTATATCTAACACGTGTTAATGTAAAAGGCAAAGCTCATTTTGCCCTAACCAACATTGGCAAGAATCCAACTTTTGAAAATATGGATAGGAAAATCGAAACTTATATACTAGACTTCTCAGATGAAATATATGATGAATTAATTTCATTAGAATTTTTAGAGTTTTTCAGAGGAGACTATAAATTTAATAGTGCTGATGAGCTTATTGAGCAAATGGAATTTGATAAAAAGATGGCTTACGATACTATAGAAAATAAGTATTTGTAA
- the truB gene encoding tRNA pseudouridine(55) synthase TruB: MISGILNVNKEVGISSNKCVGLVKKALNTKKVGHTGTLDLEADGVLPIVIGKATRVSDFLMNEKKEYITEAVFGSRTDTLDWSGQVTEESNKTFTKDELICEMDNFKGQITQIPPMYSAIKINGTKMYDLARNGIEVERKTRKVTIYDFEFIDFDFPKATFKITCSKGTYIRTLIDDLGEAMGSFAYVNKLTRSKVGDFVIEDAINSADLLEMGKDEILSHIKPVDYVLKDYKEIRLDKSYFKQATNGMTMRVYDIYSDDLVRVYVGDQFIGLAKNFKDEDRYFLKMEKVFYEK, from the coding sequence ATGATTAGTGGAATATTAAATGTAAACAAAGAAGTTGGCATATCTTCTAACAAATGTGTAGGTCTAGTCAAAAAAGCCTTGAATACGAAAAAAGTTGGTCACACTGGAACCTTAGATCTCGAAGCAGATGGTGTTTTGCCTATTGTAATAGGCAAGGCCACTAGGGTATCTGATTTCCTAATGAATGAGAAAAAGGAGTACATCACTGAGGCAGTATTTGGCTCACGTACCGATACCCTAGACTGGTCAGGGCAAGTAACCGAAGAATCTAATAAGACTTTTACTAAGGATGAACTTATATGTGAAATGGATAATTTCAAAGGTCAAATTACGCAAATTCCGCCTATGTATTCAGCCATAAAGATTAATGGGACTAAGATGTATGATTTGGCTAGAAATGGTATAGAAGTAGAAAGAAAGACTCGAAAGGTCACAATTTATGACTTCGAATTCATAGACTTTGACTTTCCAAAAGCTACTTTTAAAATCACATGTTCTAAAGGAACCTACATTAGAACCCTTATAGATGACTTGGGAGAAGCCATGGGATCTTTTGCCTATGTAAATAAACTTACTAGGTCAAAGGTTGGAGATTTTGTCATAGAAGATGCCATAAATTCAGCCGACTTACTGGAAATGGGAAAAGATGAAATCTTAAGCCACATCAAGCCAGTTGATTATGTCCTTAAGGACTACAAAGAGATAAGGCTTGATAAGTCCTATTTTAAACAAGCGACAAATGGTATGACTATGAGAGTTTATGATATATACTCTGATGATTTAGTCAGGGTCTATGTTGGTGATCAATTCATAGGACTTGCTAAGAATTTTAAAGATGAAGATCGATATTTCCTAAAAATGGAGAAAGTATTTTATGAAAAATAA
- a CDS encoding DHH family phosphoesterase, with the protein MKISKEKLDQLKSFIDQAETIAIASHVDPDGDNLGSTLGFARALRNYGKDVDVIGHDEIDDYLKFLPDLEYYSKDHRDSYDLFFVLDASEMERIGTALPIAQNSKKTAVVDHHVGGGIQTDLNIIVDDSPATCELIYEIIDRLDLPLDKITASLLFTGIVTDTGRFLYTNVTENTFVTAGRLSTAGADMEYIYRNLYQSKPIKVMQFENEMIANAEFIGNKVFAIASKDLVEKHGVQIGDAENVVNQLRDLDGVDVSMIIKEYGPNEFKASLRSKDVDVSKTARENGGGGHIRASGFTIFADDLQEAREKALNILKSIND; encoded by the coding sequence ATGAAAATTAGTAAAGAAAAACTAGACCAATTAAAAAGTTTTATAGACCAAGCAGAAACTATAGCAATAGCTTCTCACGTAGACCCAGATGGAGATAATCTGGGATCTACCCTTGGATTTGCAAGGGCCCTAAGAAATTATGGCAAGGATGTAGATGTTATAGGTCATGATGAGATAGATGATTATTTGAAATTCTTACCTGACTTAGAATATTATTCAAAAGATCACAGAGATTCCTATGACCTTTTTTTCGTTCTTGATGCATCTGAGATGGAAAGAATTGGAACAGCACTGCCAATAGCCCAAAATTCTAAGAAAACAGCAGTAGTAGACCACCATGTAGGTGGTGGAATCCAAACTGACCTAAATATCATAGTTGATGATTCTCCAGCTACATGTGAACTTATTTATGAAATTATAGATAGACTTGACCTTCCCCTAGATAAGATTACAGCAAGCTTATTATTTACAGGAATTGTCACAGATACTGGTAGATTTTTGTATACAAATGTAACAGAAAACACCTTTGTGACTGCTGGCAGACTTTCCACAGCTGGCGCTGATATGGAATACATCTACAGAAATTTATACCAATCCAAACCGATTAAAGTGATGCAATTTGAAAACGAAATGATTGCTAATGCTGAATTTATTGGCAATAAAGTGTTTGCAATAGCATCTAAAGACCTTGTAGAGAAACATGGAGTCCAAATTGGTGATGCAGAAAATGTTGTAAACCAACTAAGAGATTTAGATGGTGTCGATGTTTCTATGATTATCAAAGAATATGGGCCAAATGAGTTCAAGGCATCACTTAGGTCAAAAGATGTTGACGTATCAAAAACTGCCCGTGAAAACGGTGGTGGAGGCCATATCAGAGCTAGTGGATTTACAATCTTTGCGGATGACTTACAAGAAGCTAGAGAAAAAGCCTTAAATATATTAAAAAGTATAAATGATTAG
- the rbfA gene encoding 30S ribosome-binding factor RbfA, whose amino-acid sequence MKKIRTERIGAEVQKELSKIIRDDLNDPRLADTAAVSVIEVRVTNDLSFADCYISVLGDTSKKEGVIDALNQAKGYIKVLIGDRMRLRSMPEFRFKLDESIEYGAYMDKLIKETIEKDERSHNKDEN is encoded by the coding sequence ATGAAAAAGATAAGAACAGAAAGAATAGGTGCAGAAGTCCAAAAGGAACTATCCAAGATCATCAGAGATGACTTAAACGACCCTAGACTAGCTGACACTGCTGCTGTTTCTGTCATAGAAGTTAGGGTAACTAACGACCTATCCTTTGCTGATTGCTATATTTCAGTTTTAGGAGATACTAGCAAAAAAGAAGGTGTAATAGATGCACTTAACCAAGCTAAAGGATATATCAAAGTTCTAATAGGTGACAGGATGAGACTAAGATCTATGCCGGAATTTAGGTTCAAACTTGACGAGTCTATAGAATACGGTGCTTACATGGATAAGCTCATCAAAGAAACAATAGAAAAAGATGAAAGGTCTCATAATAAAGATGAAAATTAG
- the infB gene encoding translation initiation factor IF-2, with amino-acid sequence MADKMRVYELAKKHNMPAKEMVKFLNDEFGLSIKSHMSNVSGDDLILINEYFEEDKKEKTDKKNNKEKNNQKKVEENSLDKKPNMSKNSQRRNNDIDDLYDDDNVARKEKFSKSNKNKSQKKSDQGKSYNKDDYVANKSKKNRKKKNKKSKGSKANNQASNTKEENSKIEIPEHINVGAFAEKIGESPNAVIGKLIQLGIMAGLNDPIEFDQAELIAIDFGKEITLEQEFSAIEEQSIDLDYEDNDEDLITRAPVVSVMGHVDHGKTSILDAIRDTHVTRGEAGGITQHIGAYSVDLGCRMITFLDTPGHEAFTEMRMRGAQSTDIAILVVAADDGVMPQTVEAINHAKAAGIPIVVAVNKVDKDTADPNRVKQELMQYGLVAEDWGGDTITVDVSAKTGQNIDELLEMVLLVAEMKELKANPNRDAVGLIIEAQLDKARGPVATVLVQKGTLHEGDNVLTGSASGRIRAMFNSRGEAIKEAGPSIPVQILGLSDVAEAGDKLFAVEDEKTARAYAEKAEEQKREERLMAKGASLEDISGEASEGELKDLNIIVKTDVRGTVDAVSQSLIKLSNEEVKVSVVAGAVGGITESDVLLAQASNAIIIGFNVRPTQGAMERAKDNNIEIRTYSVIYEAIEDVEKAIKGMLDPEFVEEVLGRAEVRDTFKVPSVGTIAGVMVTNGSIPRSSKIRLLRDNIVIFDGDITSMKRFKDDAKELASGYEGGIGLNRFNDIKVGDEMEAYQIVEKERE; translated from the coding sequence ATGGCTGATAAAATGAGAGTATATGAACTAGCAAAGAAACACAATATGCCAGCAAAAGAAATGGTTAAATTTCTAAATGATGAATTTGGTCTATCAATCAAATCCCACATGTCAAATGTAAGTGGAGATGACCTTATTCTTATAAATGAGTATTTTGAAGAAGATAAAAAAGAAAAAACAGACAAAAAAAATAATAAAGAAAAGAATAATCAAAAGAAAGTAGAAGAGAATTCTTTAGATAAAAAACCAAATATGAGTAAAAATAGCCAAAGAAGAAATAATGATATAGATGATTTATATGATGATGACAATGTAGCTAGAAAAGAGAAGTTTTCTAAATCAAATAAAAATAAAAGTCAAAAGAAATCTGATCAAGGTAAAAGCTACAATAAAGATGATTATGTTGCAAATAAAAGCAAGAAGAACAGAAAGAAAAAAAATAAAAAGTCAAAAGGATCTAAGGCAAATAATCAAGCTTCAAATACAAAAGAAGAGAATTCAAAGATAGAAATTCCAGAACATATAAATGTAGGTGCATTTGCAGAAAAAATAGGAGAAAGTCCAAATGCAGTAATAGGCAAACTTATCCAACTTGGAATAATGGCTGGTCTAAATGATCCAATAGAATTTGATCAAGCTGAACTTATTGCAATAGATTTTGGTAAGGAAATCACCCTTGAGCAAGAATTTTCTGCTATAGAAGAGCAATCTATAGACTTAGATTATGAAGATAATGACGAAGATCTAATCACACGAGCTCCAGTAGTTTCAGTAATGGGACACGTTGACCATGGTAAGACATCAATACTTGATGCAATCAGGGATACACATGTAACCCGTGGAGAAGCTGGTGGAATAACCCAACACATAGGTGCATACTCTGTTGATCTTGGTTGTAGAATGATAACTTTTCTTGATACCCCAGGACATGAAGCTTTCACAGAAATGAGAATGAGAGGAGCACAATCAACTGATATTGCAATTCTAGTAGTTGCAGCTGATGATGGTGTAATGCCTCAAACAGTTGAAGCTATCAACCACGCCAAAGCTGCTGGTATTCCAATTGTTGTAGCAGTAAACAAGGTTGATAAAGATACAGCTGATCCAAATAGAGTAAAACAAGAATTAATGCAATATGGTCTAGTTGCTGAAGATTGGGGTGGAGATACCATCACAGTTGATGTTTCTGCCAAAACAGGACAAAACATAGACGAACTTCTTGAAATGGTACTACTTGTTGCAGAAATGAAAGAGCTAAAGGCAAATCCAAACAGAGATGCAGTTGGTCTAATCATAGAAGCACAACTTGATAAGGCAAGAGGTCCAGTAGCAACTGTTCTAGTACAAAAGGGAACCCTTCACGAAGGAGACAATGTCCTAACAGGATCTGCATCTGGTAGAATCCGTGCAATGTTTAACTCTAGGGGAGAGGCTATCAAAGAAGCTGGTCCATCTATTCCAGTACAAATTCTTGGCTTATCAGACGTAGCAGAAGCTGGAGATAAGCTATTTGCTGTAGAAGATGAAAAGACAGCTAGAGCTTATGCCGAAAAAGCTGAGGAACAAAAAAGAGAAGAAAGACTTATGGCCAAGGGTGCAAGCCTTGAAGATATATCAGGCGAAGCATCAGAAGGCGAGCTAAAAGACTTAAATATAATCGTAAAAACAGATGTTAGAGGAACTGTAGATGCAGTAAGCCAATCACTTATCAAGCTATCTAATGAAGAAGTAAAAGTATCAGTAGTAGCTGGTGCTGTTGGTGGTATCACAGAATCTGACGTACTATTGGCCCAAGCATCAAATGCTATTATCATTGGATTTAACGTTCGTCCAACTCAAGGAGCAATGGAAAGAGCTAAAGATAATAACATCGAAATTAGAACATATAGCGTAATCTACGAAGCTATAGAAGATGTAGAAAAAGCTATAAAGGGTATGCTTGACCCAGAATTTGTAGAAGAAGTTTTAGGTCGTGCAGAGGTACGTGATACCTTCAAAGTACCATCAGTTGGTACAATTGCTGGTGTAATGGTTACAAATGGATCTATACCAAGATCTTCTAAAATCAGACTATTACGCGACAACATAGTAATCTTTGATGGTGATATAACTTCAATGAAGAGATTTAAAGACGATGCCAAAGAACTTGCTTCAGGCTATGAGGGTGGTATCGGACTAAATAGATTTAACGACATCAAAGTTGGCGATGAGATGGAAGCTTACCAAATAGTCGAAAAAGAGAGAGAATAG
- the rnpM gene encoding RNase P modulator RnpM, which translates to MVKAKKIPQRKCIVCGNLYDKNDLLRIVNNKDLGVVIDETGKLNGRGAYICKNEACLKDVRKNNKLNRVFKQKIDDKLYEELEAYELK; encoded by the coding sequence ATGGTAAAAGCAAAGAAGATACCCCAAAGGAAATGTATTGTTTGTGGTAATCTTTATGATAAAAACGACTTGCTTAGGATTGTAAATAACAAGGACCTAGGCGTTGTGATAGATGAAACTGGAAAACTTAACGGACGTGGGGCATACATTTGTAAAAACGAAGCCTGCCTTAAGGACGTTAGGAAGAACAATAAGCTTAATCGAGTATTCAAACAAAAAATTGATGACAAACTTTATGAGGAGTTAGAAGCTTATGAATTAAAATGA
- the nusA gene encoding transcription termination factor NusA, with the protein MNEEFMLALDELEKDKNIDKGVILEALEKALIKSYQKNYDNAENVDVVVDKETGNIEVFALRTVVDEVNDNINEISLKEANEIDKELGIGDVARIKIAPKNFGRVAAQTARNIVIQKIRDAQRDSVYGEYLDRENEMITGTIQREDKYNVYINLDKIEGVVPLKEQVASERYIPNERMKFLIKDVKSSSKEPQIILSRSSENLVKRLFELEVPEINDGTIEIYSIAREAGSRTKIAVFSNDDAIDAVGACIGYKGVRVNSIVDELQNEKIDIINYDKDIKVFISNALSPADIVDVLINEKKKQSLVVVNDYQLSLAIGKEGQNARLAARLTSWKIDIKSKEDFDTMSQEEIDQILGLVDDEEIADESTDEDLSDENLDEDKDLDQIDYEDNQTEESLDEDYDDQSDLTLQNDEEESFEEEN; encoded by the coding sequence ATGAATGAAGAATTTATGCTAGCCTTAGATGAGCTAGAAAAGGATAAAAATATTGATAAGGGCGTTATCCTTGAAGCACTTGAAAAAGCTTTGATCAAAAGCTATCAAAAAAACTACGACAATGCAGAGAATGTTGATGTTGTGGTTGATAAGGAAACAGGAAATATCGAAGTCTTTGCCCTTAGGACTGTAGTTGATGAAGTCAATGACAATATCAACGAAATCTCATTAAAAGAAGCAAATGAAATTGATAAAGAACTTGGCATTGGTGATGTGGCCAGAATAAAAATCGCACCAAAAAACTTTGGTCGTGTTGCAGCTCAAACTGCCAGAAATATTGTTATCCAAAAAATCAGAGATGCCCAAAGGGACTCAGTTTATGGAGAATATTTGGACCGAGAAAATGAAATGATTACAGGAACTATCCAAAGAGAAGATAAGTACAATGTATATATCAACCTTGATAAAATCGAAGGGGTGGTTCCACTAAAAGAGCAAGTGGCAAGTGAGAGATACATTCCTAACGAAAGGATGAAATTTCTTATAAAAGATGTAAAAAGTTCATCTAAAGAACCACAAATCATTTTATCTAGATCAAGTGAGAATTTAGTAAAAAGACTTTTTGAACTAGAAGTTCCAGAGATAAATGATGGAACTATAGAAATATATTCTATAGCCCGTGAAGCTGGTTCTAGAACTAAAATTGCAGTTTTTTCTAACGATGATGCAATTGACGCAGTTGGAGCTTGTATAGGTTACAAGGGAGTCAGAGTAAATTCTATAGTTGATGAACTTCAAAACGAAAAAATCGACATTATAAACTATGATAAGGATATAAAAGTATTCATATCAAACGCTCTTTCACCTGCTGATATAGTTGATGTTTTGATAAATGAGAAGAAGAAGCAATCACTAGTTGTAGTAAACGACTATCAACTATCCCTTGCCATTGGTAAAGAGGGTCAAAACGCAAGACTTGCAGCAAGGCTTACAAGCTGGAAGATAGATATCAAGTCAAAGGAAGACTTCGATACAATGAGCCAAGAAGAAATTGATCAAATACTTGGCCTAGTAGATGATGAAGAAATTGCTGATGAAAGTACTGACGAAGATTTATCTGATGAAAATCTAGATGAAGATAAAGACCTTGATCAAATTGATTATGAAGATAATCAAACTGAAGAATCACTAGATGAAGATTACGATGATCAATCTGATTTAACCCTTCAAAATGACGAAGAAGAATCCTTCGAGGAAGAAAATTAA